The DNA window AATGACCGTTCCACCGTACACGGAGACGTTGTTCTGTATTTTCACATTGTTGCCGATGGCCACATTGGACGCGACCACCACGTTCTGACCCAGATTGCACCCCTCGCCGATGACCGCGCCGGGCATGACGTGGGAGAAGTGCCAGATGCGTGTTTTGGCCCCGACTTGCGCCCCTTCGTCCACATAGCTGGATTCATGCACGAAGTAGTCAGCCATCAGTACTCCAGCGGAAGGGATACGGTCTTACCGTCACGGGCCGAAAGATAAGCCGCAATGATAACTTCAAGGCTCTTCAACCCTTCCCGGCCATCGGTTTCGGGCTCGGCAACGCCCCGCATGGTGTCGATGACGTTCTTGTAATAGAGGGGATGCCCGAAACCGTAAACCGAGGTCGTCTCGTAACTGGCCTGTCTGATCTGATCATCGTACTCACAAGGCTCGGCGAAATCCCAGGTCTCGATTGCGTTCACGGCCACGCCGCCGACCCGCACTGTACCCTTTTCACCCAGAATTGTCAGGGATCCTTCGTAATTCTTGGGGTAGGTCAGCATGGTCACGGCCATAGACCCCAAGGCTCCATTGCGCCAGCGTACGTTCATGACCCCGGTGTCCTCGACCTCGATGTCGCGCGCAAGTGTCCCGGTCATGGCCTGCACGTCGGCGATGGGACCGATGAGCCATTCCAGAAGATCCACGTAATGGCTTGCCTGATTCATGAACGCACCGCCATCCAGTTCCCAGGTTCCGCGCCATTTGGCCTGGTCGTAATAAGCCTGCGGCCTGGCCCAGAACACGTTCAGATGGGCCATGTAGACGCGCCCGAACCGCTTCTCGTCAATGGCGCGCTTAACCATCTGTAGCGTCGTGTTGCGGCGGTTCTGCTTGACCACGAAGAAGCGGACTCGGGCGTCGTCGCAAGCCCGCACCATGGCCACCCCGTCGGCCCAGCGCGTAGCCATGGGCTTTTCGGTCACGACATGCTTGCCGGCCTTGGCGCAGCGTATGACCTGGGACGGATGCAAGCCGCTTGGGGTACAGATGCAGACCATGTCGGCGTCGGAATCTGCAAGCAGCGCATCAAGGCGATCAAATCCCTGGACACCATGCTCCTCTTCCATGCGGGCCAGCACTTCCCGATCCCGGTCGCACACGGCCACCAGTTCGAGGTCCTGGCCATGCCGGGCAATGGCTTCAAAATGCTTGCCGGAAATCCGGCCACAGCCCACGACAGCCACTCTTATCTTGCGATCTAGGATTGTTGAAAACATCACACCACCTTCCAATGCGGTCATTATAAAAATTGATCTCGCGAACTGACTTGTCCCAAATCATTAGGGACTCCAGGTCCTAGGCCTTATCCCAGTTATAAGCCTGTGCTCAGCAAAACTTCCATTCTAGGCGCTGCATCAACTGCTTGACTAGAAATCCGGGTCGTTAGCCGCAATGCGAGCGGTCAAAATGAAACCACGCACATATCGCTTTGCCCCGTCGCACTTACCCCTTGTTTTGGTCAACCAAAAACAGACCTGATCTTGTTTACAGTCGCGCCCTCGTCCGTATCCTAAGTCAAATTATCAACATAATTTTTGTACGCCAAGCCAATCCCCTCCGGCAAAGTGACGCCCGGCCTCCACCCCATGCCGCTTATCCGCGTCACATCAAGTAGCTTCTGCGGCGTCCCATCCGGCTTACCCTCATCAAACACAATCTCACCATCAAAACCCACAACCTCCGCCACCATGCCCGCGAGTTCGGCGATGGTCACGTCCTCGCCGCAGCCGATGTTGATCAAGGGTGGTTCGTTGTCGCTGAAAAGCGTTTTGGTATTCCCGGCCTCGCCCACCAGAAACACGCAGGCATCTGCTAAATCGTCACTGTACAGCAATTCGCGACGCGGCGTTCCCGTTCCCCAGACTGTAAAACGTCTGTCTCCACGCACCTTGGCTTCATGCGCCTTGCGGATCAGGGCGGGCAAGACATGGCTGGTTTGCAGGTCGTAGTTATCGCCGGGGCCGTAGAGGTTGGTTGGCATGACCGCAAGGTACCGCGTGCCGTACTGGCGGTTGTAGGCCCAACACATTTCGATTCCCGCGATCTTGGCCACCGCGTAGGGGCGGTTGGTGGGCTCCAGAGGGCCGGTCAAGAGATAGGATTCGCGGATGGGCTGCGGGCATTCACGGGGATAGATGCAGCTTGAGCCCAGGAAAAGGAGGTGTTGCACCCCGGCCAGGTAGGCGCTGTGAATGACGTTCGTCTGGATGATCAGGTTGGCGTGGATGAAGTCTGCAGGGAACGTATTGTTGGCCTGGATGCCACCGACCCTGGCTGCGGCCAGGAAGACGTGGCCTGGTCGTTCTTTTTCGAAGAATGCGCGCACTGCGACCTGATCCATGAGGTCCAAGGATTCCAGACGAACTCGGCCCGCTGCCCTGAGACCAAAATCCGGCACCTTGCTGTGGGTGGTGCCAAGGATGTTTTCGAATCCCTGGGCCAGAAGGGCACACACCATGGCGCTTCCGACCATGCCGGCCGCTCCGGCCACGAGGATTTTGTCTGTTTTGTTCATTGTCATGAATCCCGCCGCCTCACTCCTGCGGCGTATTGACGCAAAACCCCGCCCGCACGCACAGCTCTTCCTTTTTCGCGTCTTCCAGGTCCGCGCGCACCATTTCGGCGACCAGTTCCCGGAAAGTGATCCTCGGCTTCCAGCCGAGCTTCTCTTTCCCCTTGGACGGATCGCCAAGCAGGGTTTCCACCTCGGTGGGGCGGAAATAGCGCGGATCTACGGCTACCACGATCTTGCCGTTGGCGGGGTTGATGCCCTTCTCGTCCACTCCTTCGCCTGAAAATTCGATGGTCATGCCCAGCTCCCTGGCTGCGGCCTGCACGAAGTCGCGCACCGAGTGCTGCTCGCCGGTGGCGATGACGTAATCGTCCGGAGAGTCCTGCTGCAGCATGAGCCACTGCATCTCCACGTAGTCCTTGGCATGGCCCCAGTCACGCAGGGCGTTCAGGTTGCCCAGATACAGGCAGTCCTGCAGGCCTAGGTAAATCCTGACCATGGCGCGGGTGATCTTGCGGGTGACGAAGGTCTCACCGCGCAGGGGCGACTCGTGGTTGAAGAGGATGCCGTTGCAGGCATACATGCCGTACGCTTCGCGGTAGTTGACCGTGATCCAGTAGGCGTAGAGCTTGGCGCAGGCGTAGGGAGAGCGCGGATAGAAAGGCGTCTTCTCGGTCTGGGGGACTTCCTGCACCAGGCCGTACAACTCGGATGTCGAAGCCTGATAAAACCGCGTCGTTTTCTCCAGCCCCAGGATTCGGATGGCCTCCAGCATGCGCAGTGTGCCCAGACCGTCCACGTTAGCCGTGTATTCCGGCGTTTCAAAGGATACCTGAACGTGGGACTGGGCGGCGAGGTTGTAGATCTCGTCGGGCCGGACCTCCTGGATGATGCGGATCAGGTTCGAAGCATCGGTCAGATCGCCGTAGTGCAGAAAAAACCTGCGGCCCTGCTCGTGAGGGTCCTGGTAGAGGTGATCGACGCGATCCGTGTTGAAGAGCGACGCCCTGCGCTTGATGCCATGTACCTCATATCCCTTGGCCAGCAGAAACTCGGCCAGATAAGCTCCATCCTGACCGGTGATGCCGGTGATGAGGGCTTTTTTCAAGGAGGCTGGTCGCGGTGCGTCACAATTCTGCATGTGTCGTTTCCTGTTTCAAGTTTTGGCTTTACCCGGCACGGGGCTAAACCACCTTCCAATACGGCCGCTGCAAAAAAATCTGTTTCGAGACCTTGAATTCATCCACCCCTATCACCATCACCCGCAACTTTCTCCGGATCTTGCCTTCGGTCAAGCGCACATACTCGCCCAGCCTGTCCGCCTTGACCTCGCCGACGATCAAAAGGTCGATGAGCCCGGAGTCCTTGCCCAGGGCGTAGTCGTCGAGGATGTAGACCGCGTGTACGTCGCCAAGATCCCGGCGGACGTCTTCGACCACGCGGTCGATGCCCAGGCTCTTTTTGACGATAGAGTGCAGTTCGGGAAAAATGGGGTGCTTGGTGTTGGCGCGGAAGAAAAGGGAGCGGCCCTGTTTTTTCTTTTCCAGATAGCCGGCTTCGGTCAGGCTATCGAGTTCTTCCTTGACGGCGTTGGGGGATACGGCGAACTCCGTTGCCAACTCCCTGAGATAGCAGGACACGTCAGGGTTGAGAAAAAGTTTGAGCAGCAATTGAATGCGTGTTTTGGATGAGAACAGTTCCGAAAGCATAGGCTTTTCGTACAGCTGTTTTGAACAATATGCAAGAAAGCGGAACCAGAAAAAGCGACTCCCCACAGATCTGGAGAGCCGCTCTCAGGGAGGATGAAAACTGGCCTGACTACTCTTTTAGCGCCTTCTTCTGGCCCACGATGACGCGATCCTTGATGGCCTCGTACTTGGCCGGTCCGATACCCTTTACCTCCTGGATCTCCTCCACCGAGGCAAAAGGATGGGCCTCGCGATACTCAACAATTTTGCCGGCGGTCACCGGCCCGATCCCGGGCAAGCTCGTGAGTTCCTCCACGGTCGCGGTGTTGATGTCGATCAGATCCTGAGCAAGGCCCGGGACGGCAAAAAAGCCCAGGAGCAAAACGCAGATCATCACTTGCAGCAATTTCTTCATCAAAATACCTCCTTATGGATTTCGGAGGATCAATGCACAAATTTCCACTGCTCCACAATATTGATTTATCAATGTACGAAACATGTCCGGCATATAGTCATAAACATATACATAATGCAGCCATGAATACAAAAAGCATAGAATGTAAAATCGAGATATATACGATCGAATACGAGCAGCGAATGCGTAAAAGCATAAAAAAAGCAGGCCCGACAAATCAGACCTGCTCCGTATCGAACATGCAAACTTGACTACAGCATTTTCAAATCCCAGTTCCAGAGGCCCTGGCGTTCCTTGACCGAGACCTTATCGGGCACTGGTTCGTGCAGACGGGTCAGGAGGGTGTACCCAGCCTTTTCCAGCTCCGCCCATTTTTCACTCAGGTCGATTTCCCAGTTGGGGAAGGTCCAGACCAGCCCGCCGTAGGTTCTTGACCAGAACTGCTCTCCCTTGGGGCTCTGGAATGGCTCTCGTTCGCGCAAATTTTCCGAACGGATGCGCGAGACGCACAGGGGATGGATGCCCTTGACCAGAATGCCCAGCGGCAACGGCGAGAGCGCGGGCAACTCCAGGAAGCCCTGACGATCCAGCTCCGGACTGACAAAGGCCCCTGCAAAACCCATGCGGGAAAGCTCCGCCAGGGCCAATGGGTTGGCCGTGTTGCACATGGGTCCGGCCCAGAAGGTCTGACGCTCGGGCTTGCCGAAAAGCCCCATCTGCCAGGGCGCGTTCAGCACGAACTGCCGGGCTCCGAGGCGGGTCATGTTGTCCAGGCACTCGGTCCAGGCCTTTTCTTCCCCAGGCCAGATCACGGGCGGAAGCCACCACCAGATGCGGCCGAAAATGTTGCGGGATATGTTCCGCTCCACTCCCGGAGTGAGCCAAACGGCCTGCTCGCTCCGATTGCCCAGACGTGCCGGCAGGCTGCGCCATACATCCATTTCCTGCGCCTTGCCCTTGCGCTTTATGGCTCTGGGCAGGATCGGGGAAAAGGTGGATTCTTTGGTCGGCCGGTCGAAAACCAGATCTTTTTTCAGATCCGTGATCAAGGCTTGCAGCTCCCGCTCCCGACGGTCCACCAGAAAGACCGGAGCACCCTGGGGAGCGGGACGCCCCTGCCCCTTGGCCAGTTCCAGGCGACCGCCCTTGGGGATGTCACGCCGGATTTTGACGGTCTGATGTCCGGCCTGATCCTCGTAACCGATGCGCAGCAGATCTCCGCCTTTGAGCGGTTCGCGCGGCGAGACGTAGGCGGCCTTGAATCCGCCCTGGACCTTGCCGACCATGTGGCCCGAAGCTGTCTGCTCCCGGTCGGCGATGGGGTTGCTGGGCCTATGTCCAAGAAAATTGTAGTGCGAGGAAGGCCGCCCCAGCGCCATTTCCAAAAGCCCGAGCGCCGCCTTGCGCTGGGCCGGGTCGTCGCCCGCGTCACGCAGCATGCGGTAGGCCGTCACCGTGTAATAGACGTAATGCGGACCCTTCTTGCGCCCCTCGATCTTCCAGGAGTCCACCTTGTCCACACCGCCCAAAGGCCGCACCAGCACGTCCAGGGACAGGTCGTCACAGGAGAAAAACGAGGTCTTCTGGCTCTTCTGCTGGTACTGACGCCGGCAGGGCTGCACGCAGCGGCCGCGCAGGCCGCTTTTGCCGCCCAGATAACTCGACCAGTAACACCGGCCCGAGACGGCATAGCACAGCGCTCCATGCACGAACACCTCAAGCCCCAACTCCTCGGGACAGCGGGCGGCGACGGCCTTGATCTCATCGACGGACAGCTCTCGGGGGAGCACCAGCCGATCCACGCCCAGCGCCAGGATTTGCGGCAATCCGGCGATGGTCCCGCCGTTGGCCAGGGTGGAAAGGTGCAGTTCGCCCTTGAACCCGGCCTGCCGGGCCAGGGCGGGCAGGCCAAGATCCTGCACGATGAGCGCGTCCGGCCCTACCTGCGTCTGCAACCGATGAATGAGACGCCCGGCCTGATCCAGCTCCGGAGTTTTGAGCAGATTGTTCATGGCCACGTGCACGCGAACGCCCTTGGCATGAGCCAACTCGGTCAGGGCCGCGAGCTCGGTCAGGGAAAAATTCTCCGCCTCCATGCGTGCGGAAAAGTTTTTCAGGCCGCAATAGATGGCGTCAGCGCCGGCTGCGATGGCGGCCAGAAAGCTGTCAATGTCACCGGCCGGTGCGAGAATTTCGATTTTTTTCTTGAGTTCCATGGGAAGACCAACGGCCCGTGGCCGAAAGTTAATATCCACAGGCGAAAGGCCCGCGGCGCTGCTGCGTATGAAAGTACTGATCAAAAGGCAGGCGAACTGATTCCGGGTAGCGTAACGGACAGGGGGGATGTCAAGGACCAATACGTGCAGGAGCGGCCGGGCGCTTGTTAACTACGCACTAAAAGCGTAAGACAATTGCTCGGCACTACCTAAGAACATGTAGGAAAACAGGACATGTAAGCACATGGGAATGACGGATCTCGTTTTCGTAGCCACAAGCCAGGACTCCCTTTTCCAGGAAACCAAGGATCATCTTGCCAAGCTCGGATACAGCAACTGCGCACGGTTTTCTTCAGGCAAGGCGGCAGTGGAGTTCATCAAATTCAATCCGGCGCGGATCATCATCGTCGACACGGAAGTCGAGGATCTGAGCATCGCCGAGTTCGTCAGCGCTCTGCGCGAAGTCCGGCAGGCCGAATATCTGCACATCCTGGTCATTTCCTCGGAGCGAGCCGAGGAGTTTGTACTTGGCGTCATCTCCGCCGGATGTTCGGGTCTGGTTCTGCGCCCCTACAACCTGACGGCCCTGGAAAAGCACATGGCCCAGTCCAGAAAACTGGTGCAAGCCCAGGACAGCGACCGCGAAACCGTGGAGCAGGCCGCAACGTTGATCGTGCAAGGCCGCTACGAGGATGCCATCGGCGACCTGACGCTTGTGGTCAATCAGGAGGACGAGCAGGCCAGCCGCCTCTTCTTCCGGGGTTGCCAGTTTCTGGTGGACAAGAAATGGTCCGACGCGATCCAGTCCTTCAACCAGTCCCTGGCCCGCAACCAGACGTTCATCAAGGCTTACGAAGGCCTTGCCCAGGCCTATCTGGGCAAGAACGACACGGACCGCTATCGCCATTACCTGCAAAAAGCGGCTGAAGAATATGCAAAACTCAACAACTTTGCCAAGGTTAAAAAAATATTTGTCGAAATCGTCAAATATGACGTCAACGCACCCAATCCTTACAATACTCTGGGCATCAGGTTGCGCCAGGAAAAACAGTACAAGGAAGCCATCCAGGCCTATTTTCAAGCCGTACAGCTTAGTCCCAAAGACGAAAACATTCACTACAACATGGCCAAAGCCTATTTCTGCGATGCGCAACCTGCAAACGCTCTGGAATGCATCAAACTCGCGTTGGGCCTATCCCCGGAACATCTCGAAGCGCTCAAGATGTACCGCCTGCTGACCGGCGTTTCCTGGGAAGACAATTCAAACGCCCCCTTTCAACCACCCAAGGGGATGTGAGTCATGGCCAAGTTCAGCACCTGCGCAATTTGCGGAAAACTGGTCGATATCGATCAGGAGTCCCACACCCTGTTTCATTGTCGCAACTTTCTGCTTCGCTCCTTTTACGGTGAAAAGAACGAACACCGCCGCGCACGCCTGCAGGAACGCATCGACACCCTGAACGCCCGCATGCGCGTCAAGGGCAACAACCTGCTCGATACCTGACCGCTCCACCATCGATCACCACTGCTACTTCCCGGAATTTCCCGCTCCCTGCGGCCATGCCAGCCCGTCCAGCGGGCCCAGGGCCTCAAGGACGCTTACGGTCGTCTCCTCCAGAAACATGGCTCCGCTTCCGGGCGGACAGGCGTAGGAGTAAATCTTTCCGTCCAGGAAAAACCGCAGGGTATGGGCATGCAAGTACATGCGATCCGGCCACTGAGGGACAATGGGATGGTAGAGGACGTCGCCCAGAACAGGCGCGCCCAGGCTCTTCATGGCCACGCGCAGCTGGTGCGTGCGTCCGGTCATGGGCTTCAAAACAAAAAGACGCAGGCCAGGACGCACGGCCCAGCTCAAAAACCGCGTCCGTGCCGGACGCTCCATGGTCCGGGCCAGCTTCCAGCTGCCCCGCCGCGAGCGGATCATGTCGCCCTGGATCAGGCCCTGCTTCTTGCGCGGGGCAAGGTCCGACAGGGCGATATAGTATTTCTGCACAGCCCGCTCGCGGAACAGCCCGGCCAGAATCCCGGCCCACGCCCGACTCCTGGCCAGGAGCAGCAACCCGGAGGTGGCCTTGTCCAGGCGGTGGACCGGAAAGATCCTCTCCCCCAACCGGTCCCGGACCAGGCTGCACAGCCCCGGCTGGCCGTCGCAATCATGGAAATCAAGCCCCGGATCCTTGTGCACGACAAAAAAACCGCGCTCTTGGGCGATCACGTCAAATCCCGGCATCACGATCACCACTTCTTCTTGGTCTTGTTCTTACGGCCCTTCGGGGGGTATTTGGAGCGGTGCTCGTCGTAGCGGTAATAAGGCTCCGCCAGATCAAGGTTCAAGGTCACCGGCCCGCCCAGAAGGACCCGCAGATGACGCGGCAGCACCACCGCGCTGCGCCAGCCACGGTCCAGATAGAAATAGATCTTGCGATCCAGATCGAAGTACACCCCGACATCGGGATAATAGTGGTAGCGGTACTTGTTGCGATACCCATGGGCTGGGGCGTGGTCTGGCGGACCCTGATGCTGCGGGGGCGCGACGGGTGCGATGACGCAGCCCTGAATCACGAAAAGCGTGAGTGCGAGCAACAGCCAGTTGTTGAGCCTCATAAACACCTCCTGACGTTATCGTTTGCACACTTCACTTCTTGAAGTTTGCCATTATGTCCTCTAATCAGTAAACACTTGTTTTCTCAAATTGACGTGAATGCTTTACGCCTGCCCCATCTCCAACACGAGGAGCCTTCATATGGATTGTTTCAGCGGAAAACTCTGGCACCACCTGCCTTCCAAGGAAATTCTGGAAGTTTTTCAGGTCGATCCGGACAAAGGACTGGACACGCTGCAGGTCAAGTGGCGGACGGACGAATTCGGACCCAACTCCCTGACCGCACGCCGGGGCAAAACCAAGCTCGAACGCTTCCTGCTCCAGTTTCACCAGCCACTGGTCTATATCCTCATCGCGGCCGGAATAATCACTGCGACCCTGGGTGAAGTGGTGGATTCGGGAGTCATCGTCGGTGTGGTCCTGGTCAATGCCATTGTCGGCTACATCCAGGAGGCCAAGGCGGCCGGAGCGTTGGAAGCGCTTGCAAATTCAATGATAACCGAAGCTGTGGTCATTCGTTCCGGCTCCACCAAGCGCGTGGCCGCATCCGAACTTGTCCCCGGAGATATCGTGGTCCTGCGCTCGGGCGACAAGGTTCCCGCCGACCTGCGCCTCTTTTCCATCAAGGATCTGCGCGTGGACGAATCGGCCCTGACCGGCGAATCCGTGCCCGTGGGCAAATCAACGGACCTCCTGCCGCAGGATGCTGTCCTCGGCGACCGCCGCAACATGGCCTACGCATCCACGCTCATCACCTACGGCCAGGCCATGGGCGTGGTCGTGAGCACCGGCGACTGCACTGAAATCGGCCGCATCTCGACCATGGTCTCCGAAGCCGATGACCTGGCCACTCCCCTGACCCGCAAGATCACAAGCTTCAGCCATATCCTGCTTTGGGCCATCCTGGGTCTGGCCGCCCTGACTTTCCTGGCGGGCGTCCTGCGCGGCGAAAAAGCCGCCGACATGTTCATGGCCGCCGTGGCCCTGGCCGTTGGTGCCATTCCCGAAGGCCTGCCTGCGGCCGTGACCGTCATCCTGGCCATGGGCGTCTCGCGCATGGCCTCGCGCGGCGCCATCATCCGCAAGCTCCCGGCCGTGGAAACCCTGGGCGGGGCTTCGGTCATCTGCTCGGACAAGACCGGCACCCTGACCGAAAACCAGATGACCGTCACCGCCATCTTCGCCGGACGCTCATCCCATGAAGTCAGCGGAACGGGCTACCGGCCCGAGGGCAAGGTCGAAGGCTTTGACGATGAGAACCAAGCCCTTCGTACCACGCTCCTGGCCGGCCTGCTCTGCAACGACACCCGCATCGAATATCTGGAGAACGGGGAAAAAGTCATCGGCGACCCCACTGAAGCGGCGCTCATCGTGGCCGCCGGCAAGGGCGGCCTCGACCTTGAAACGGAATCCAAAAACCTGCGCCGAATCGACACCCTGCCCTTCGAATCCGAACACCAATACATGGCCACCCTGCACGACCAGGGCGCGGACACGCCCCGCCTGGCCTTCTTCAAGGGCTCGGTTGAAACCGTGCTCGACCGGGCGGCCATGGAGCTTCAGGCCGACGGCACTCTCAAGCCCCTGGATCCTGAAGCCATTCGCAATGAAGTCGAACGCTTTGGCATCGAAGGCATGCGCGTGCTGGGCATCGCCTGCAAGGAACTGCCCGCAGAAAAGTCTTCGCTGGGTCACGAGGACGTGTCCTCCGACCTGATCTTCCTCGGCCTCACGGCCATGATCGACCCGCCGCGCCCCGAGGCCATCAAGGCCGTACAGGCCTTCCACCGCGCCGGGGTCAACGTGAAGATGATCACCGGCGACCACGCGGTCACCGCAGCGGCCATCGGCGTTCAACTGGGCCTTGGCATAGAGACCTGCCCCGGCCACCCGACCTGCCAGGTCATGAGCGGTTCGGAAATGGCCCGCATGTCCGATGAAGAGTTGATCGCCAAGGCCGCCGACACCGCCGTCTTCGCCCGCGTCGCGCCGGATCAGAAGCTGCGCCTGGTAATGGCCCTGCAAAGCCGGGGCGAGGTCGTGGCCATGACCGGCGACGGCGTCAACGACGCACCGGCCCTGAAGCAGGCCGACATCGGCGTGGCCATGGGCAGAGGCGGCACCGAGGCGGCCAAGGAAGCCTCGGACATGATCCTGACCGACGACAACTTCGCCACCATCGAAGCGGCCGTGGAAGAAGGACGGGGCGTGTATGACAACCTGCTTAAATTCATCGTCTGGACCCTGCCGACCAACGTCGGTGAAGGCTTGGTCATCCTCACCGCCATCCTGCTCGGAGTGGCCCTGCCAATCCTGCCGGTGCAGATCCTGTGGATCAACATGACCACGGCCGGATGCCTCGGCCTCATGCTCGCCTTCGAGCCCAAGGAGCCGGGCATCATGGACCGCGACCCGCGCGACCCGCGCATGCCCATTCTGGATACGGAGTTATACATCCGCATCCTGCTCGTGGGCGGGATTCTGCTCATCGCCGCCTTCGGCCTCTACGAATGGGAGCTGTGGACCACCGGCGTGCAGGAACAGGCACGCACCGTGGCCGTCAACGTCTTCGTCATGGTCGAGGCCTTCTACCTCTTCAACAGCCGCTCCTTCACCCGTTCCCCCTTTGCCCTGGGCCTGGGGACAAACCCGTGGGTAGTCGCCGGATTCGGGATCATGGTGCTCCTGCAGCTCGCCTTCACCTACGTCCCGTTCATGAACGTCCTGTTCGGCAGTGCACCCATCGGTCTGTTGCCCTGGCTCAAGATCATCGGGGTATCGATCCTGGCCTTTATCGTCATCGAGGTCGAAAAATGGCTCCGCAACCGCCCCGCACGGGTCGAAGAAGCATAAACCGGGGAGGCAGGCCTCCTCTTTCATCCCAGATGCCCGATCCGCCCCAAAGCGGGTCGGGCATCACTCATAATGATTGACCACGGGGCGACCATGGGCCACAAGTCCGCCTTTCACCACCATCAAGGGAACAAGAGATGAGCAATACCTACGCAATCATCGGAGCCGGGCTGGCCGGATGCGAAGCCGCCTGGCAACTGGCCGAGGCCGGAGGCAACGTCGTCCTCTATGAGATGAAGCCCAACCGCTTCTCCCCCGCGCATCAGAGCGAGGGTTTGGCCGAACTGGTCTGCTCCAACTCCTTTCGCTCGGCGGAGCCTGAAACCGGCATCGGCCTTTTGAAACTCGAAATGGCCGAGCTTGGCAGTCTGGTCATGGATGTTGCCAAAGGGGTTGAAGTGCCTGCCGGAAAAGCGTTGGCCGTGGACCGGGACCTCTTCTCCCGCGAAATGACCAGGCGCATCGCGGCGCACCCGCGCATCACCCTGGTGCGCCGCGAAATCACAAGCCTGGCGGAACTCGACGCCGAGGGGTACGCAGCCCTGATCGTCACCGCCGGCCCCCTGGCCAGCGACGCCCTGTCCTCGGACCTGGCACGCATCGTCGGCCAGGATTCACTGGCCTTTTACGACGCCATCGCCCCCATCGTGCTCACGGAATCCGTGGACATGAACGTGGCCTTCTGGGCCTCGCGCTACGCCCCCGAAGACAAGGATTACCTCAATTGCCCCATGAGCGAGGAAGAATATCTGGCCTTCGTGCGCGCCCTGGTGGCCGGAGAAAAGGTTGCTCCAAGGGAGTTCGAGAAGGAGATCCACTTCGAGGGCTGCCTGCCCATCGAAGTCATGGCCGAGCGCGGGGAAATGACCCTGGCTTTTGGCCCGTTAAAACCCGTGGGCCTCATCGATCCGCGCACCGGCAGACAGCCTCATGCCGTGGTGCAGCTGCGCGCCGAAAACCGGGAAAAGACAGCCATGAACATGGTCGGCTTCCAGACCAAACTCAAATACGGCGAGCAGAAACGCATCTTCGCAACGATCCCCGGCCTTGAAAACGCCGAATTCCTGCGCATGGGCAGCATCCATCGCAACACCTACGTGCTGGCCCCGGAAGTCCTGACCCCGACCCTTGAACTGCGGGCCAGACCGGGCACATATCTGGCCGGTCAGATCAGCGGCGTGGAAGGATACCTGGAATCCGCCGCCACGGGTCTGTGGCTGGGGCTTTTCCTGGCAGGCAGGCGGGAGCTTCCCCCGGTGGAGACGGCCATGGGCGCGCTGCTCGGGCACCTGCGCACCCCGGCCAAGCATTTCCAGCCTTCCAACGTCCACTTCGGACTCATGCCTG is part of the Deltaproteobacteria bacterium HGW-Deltaproteobacteria-18 genome and encodes:
- a CDS encoding oxidoreductase; the protein is MFSTILDRKIRVAVVGCGRISGKHFEAIARHGQDLELVAVCDRDREVLARMEEEHGVQGFDRLDALLADSDADMVCICTPSGLHPSQVIRCAKAGKHVVTEKPMATRWADGVAMVRACDDARVRFFVVKQNRRNTTLQMVKRAIDEKRFGRVYMAHLNVFWARPQAYYDQAKWRGTWELDGGAFMNQASHYVDLLEWLIGPIADVQAMTGTLARDIEVEDTGVMNVRWRNGALGSMAVTMLTYPKNYEGSLTILGEKGTVRVGGVAVNAIETWDFAEPCEYDDQIRQASYETTSVYGFGHPLYYKNVIDTMRGVAEPETDGREGLKSLEVIIAAYLSARDGKTVSLPLEY
- a CDS encoding GDP-fucose synthetase — its product is MNKTDKILVAGAAGMVGSAMVCALLAQGFENILGTTHSKVPDFGLRAAGRVRLESLDLMDQVAVRAFFEKERPGHVFLAAARVGGIQANNTFPADFIHANLIIQTNVIHSAYLAGVQHLLFLGSSCIYPRECPQPIRESYLLTGPLEPTNRPYAVAKIAGIEMCWAYNRQYGTRYLAVMPTNLYGPGDNYDLQTSHVLPALIRKAHEAKVRGDRRFTVWGTGTPRRELLYSDDLADACVFLVGEAGNTKTLFSDNEPPLINIGCGEDVTIAELAGMVAEVVGFDGEIVFDEGKPDGTPQKLLDVTRISGMGWRPGVTLPEGIGLAYKNYVDNLT
- the gmd gene encoding GDP-mannose 4,6-dehydratase; the encoded protein is MQNCDAPRPASLKKALITGITGQDGAYLAEFLLAKGYEVHGIKRRASLFNTDRVDHLYQDPHEQGRRFFLHYGDLTDASNLIRIIQEVRPDEIYNLAAQSHVQVSFETPEYTANVDGLGTLRMLEAIRILGLEKTTRFYQASTSELYGLVQEVPQTEKTPFYPRSPYACAKLYAYWITVNYREAYGMYACNGILFNHESPLRGETFVTRKITRAMVRIYLGLQDCLYLGNLNALRDWGHAKDYVEMQWLMLQQDSPDDYVIATGEQHSVRDFVQAAARELGMTIEFSGEGVDEKGINPANGKIVVAVDPRYFRPTEVETLLGDPSKGKEKLGWKPRITFRELVAEMVRADLEDAKKEELCVRAGFCVNTPQE
- a CDS encoding transcriptional regulator, which encodes MLSELFSSKTRIQLLLKLFLNPDVSCYLRELATEFAVSPNAVKEELDSLTEAGYLEKKKQGRSLFFRANTKHPIFPELHSIVKKSLGIDRVVEDVRRDLGDVHAVYILDDYALGKDSGLIDLLIVGEVKADRLGEYVRLTEGKIRRKLRVMVIGVDEFKVSKQIFLQRPYWKVV
- a CDS encoding peptidase U32 is translated as MELKKKIEILAPAGDIDSFLAAIAAGADAIYCGLKNFSARMEAENFSLTELAALTELAHAKGVRVHVAMNNLLKTPELDQAGRLIHRLQTQVGPDALIVQDLGLPALARQAGFKGELHLSTLANGGTIAGLPQILALGVDRLVLPRELSVDEIKAVAARCPEELGLEVFVHGALCYAVSGRCYWSSYLGGKSGLRGRCVQPCRRQYQQKSQKTSFFSCDDLSLDVLVRPLGGVDKVDSWKIEGRKKGPHYVYYTVTAYRMLRDAGDDPAQRKAALGLLEMALGRPSSHYNFLGHRPSNPIADREQTASGHMVGKVQGGFKAAYVSPREPLKGGDLLRIGYEDQAGHQTVKIRRDIPKGGRLELAKGQGRPAPQGAPVFLVDRRERELQALITDLKKDLVFDRPTKESTFSPILPRAIKRKGKAQEMDVWRSLPARLGNRSEQAVWLTPGVERNISRNIFGRIWWWLPPVIWPGEEKAWTECLDNMTRLGARQFVLNAPWQMGLFGKPERQTFWAGPMCNTANPLALAELSRMGFAGAFVSPELDRQGFLELPALSPLPLGILVKGIHPLCVSRIRSENLREREPFQSPKGEQFWSRTYGGLVWTFPNWEIDLSEKWAELEKAGYTLLTRLHEPVPDKVSVKERQGLWNWDLKML
- a CDS encoding RNA pseudouridine synthase, with translation MPGFDVIAQERGFFVVHKDPGLDFHDCDGQPGLCSLVRDRLGERIFPVHRLDKATSGLLLLARSRAWAGILAGLFRERAVQKYYIALSDLAPRKKQGLIQGDMIRSRRGSWKLARTMERPARTRFLSWAVRPGLRLFVLKPMTGRTHQLRVAMKSLGAPVLGDVLYHPIVPQWPDRMYLHAHTLRFFLDGKIYSYACPPGSGAMFLEETTVSVLEALGPLDGLAWPQGAGNSGK